A stretch of Synechococcus sp. WH 8020 DNA encodes these proteins:
- the bioD gene encoding dethiobiotin synthase yields MNTPPLRLVICGTDTDVGKTIVSALFVQGLEASYWKPVQSGTEGGGDRQRVIDLLDLPKERWKEEAYAFQAPVSPHWAAEREGRCIDPNQLQLPSTDGPLVVETAGGLMVPLTRHWLQIQQLERWQLPVVLVARSELGTLNHTLLSLEALRRRNIPILGLVINGPPHADNPHTLNELGKVPLLCEFPPLETLNAAALARQWHVQNVKAKVETEINRLRASR; encoded by the coding sequence ATGAACACGCCTCCCCTTCGATTGGTGATTTGCGGAACAGACACCGATGTTGGGAAAACCATCGTTAGCGCCCTCTTTGTTCAAGGCTTAGAGGCCAGCTATTGGAAGCCAGTCCAAAGCGGCACAGAAGGTGGTGGTGATCGTCAACGGGTCATCGATCTTCTAGACCTTCCAAAGGAGCGATGGAAAGAAGAAGCCTATGCATTCCAAGCCCCCGTTTCTCCTCACTGGGCTGCCGAACGAGAAGGGCGATGCATTGACCCCAACCAGCTCCAATTGCCATCAACAGATGGACCGTTGGTGGTGGAGACCGCTGGAGGTCTGATGGTGCCACTCACACGCCACTGGCTGCAAATCCAACAACTCGAACGGTGGCAGCTTCCAGTGGTGTTGGTAGCCCGGAGTGAATTGGGTACCTTGAACCACACGCTTCTCAGCCTGGAGGCATTGAGAAGACGGAACATTCCGATCCTTGGGCTGGTGATTAATGGCCCTCCCCACGCCGACAATCCCCACACCCTTAACGAACTCGGCAAGGTCCCGTTGCTGTGCGAATTCCCACCACTGGAGACACTCAATGCCGCAGCTCTTGCCAGGCAATGGCATGTTCAGAACGTGAAAGCTAAGGTCGAAACCGAGATCAATCGTTTACGGGCTTCGAGATGA
- a CDS encoding alpha/beta fold hydrolase, producing the protein MKQVIAMHGWGEDSHSWVPWIRHFKHHCWSWQSGERGYGNRQEHMPFWQDDQDPLELQRRVVIAHSLGPHLLPDAVFTKATDVVLLASFSRFVPQGPKGRALKTGLKSMRRCLDSEAEAEMLTTFLKRAAAPSPPDRLPRGPIHEGLSREGRERLTDDLDRLIASAELPLGLQATARVLVVEAAQDAIVVPAARQELRDAVQTRLQHPAEHWCLPGSGHALLVPELLIRIQRWLDQAPGET; encoded by the coding sequence AGCATCACTGTTGGTCTTGGCAAAGCGGTGAACGGGGGTATGGCAACCGCCAAGAGCACATGCCCTTTTGGCAAGACGATCAAGATCCCTTAGAACTGCAACGCCGCGTGGTGATTGCCCACTCCCTAGGGCCGCATCTGCTCCCGGATGCCGTGTTCACCAAAGCCACCGACGTGGTTTTGCTCGCAAGTTTTTCCAGATTTGTGCCGCAAGGACCCAAAGGTCGAGCTCTCAAAACTGGTTTGAAGAGCATGCGCCGATGCCTTGATAGCGAAGCTGAAGCTGAGATGCTCACAACCTTCTTAAAGCGGGCAGCAGCGCCATCGCCACCAGACCGCCTCCCACGCGGCCCCATCCATGAAGGACTGTCGAGGGAGGGCCGTGAACGCTTAACCGACGACTTAGATCGGCTCATCGCAAGCGCAGAGTTACCGCTGGGGCTGCAAGCAACAGCAAGAGTGCTGGTCGTAGAGGCAGCCCAAGACGCGATTGTGGTGCCAGCCGCAAGACAAGAGCTGCGCGATGCCGTTCAGACCCGACTGCAGCATCCAGCAGAACACTGGTGCCTACCCGGTAGCGGGCATGCATTGTTGGTGCCAGAGCTGCTGATACGAATCCAGCGATGGCTTGATCAGGCTCCTGGAGAGACATGA
- a CDS encoding methyltransferase domain-containing protein, whose amino-acid sequence MSNTWGAKVLRSFDGAATQYNRAARLQTAMAWRLAGHCQRLPIPSGRWLDLGSGTGLLADAIEQRNPGKVVERIDGSPSMLARHSRPDQTQLWDLNQPFQFWDNAPTLITSSFCLHWLSDPGTTLRHWFDCLAPGGWLVVALPVAGCFPQWHEAARQAAVPCAALRFPTTSALTASLPKQQIRQQQQLNFSEQASHITALLRPMQTIGAGTSTRSALSVKQWRQLSAHWPDRSEEGQVRLTWLIQILVIER is encoded by the coding sequence ATGAGCAACACCTGGGGGGCCAAGGTTCTACGCAGCTTCGATGGCGCAGCAACCCAATACAACCGGGCCGCCCGTCTCCAAACAGCGATGGCCTGGCGACTCGCCGGGCACTGCCAACGGCTCCCAATTCCATCCGGACGATGGCTGGATCTCGGCAGTGGAACAGGATTGCTTGCCGATGCCATCGAACAACGGAACCCCGGCAAGGTCGTGGAACGCATCGATGGAAGCCCCTCCATGCTGGCCCGCCACTCCCGTCCAGACCAGACTCAGCTGTGGGATTTAAATCAACCCTTCCAATTCTGGGACAACGCTCCAACCCTGATCACCTCCAGCTTCTGCCTCCACTGGTTGTCCGACCCAGGTACAACACTGAGGCACTGGTTCGATTGTCTAGCTCCAGGTGGCTGGTTAGTTGTGGCGCTGCCGGTTGCAGGTTGCTTCCCGCAGTGGCACGAAGCGGCCCGCCAAGCGGCAGTCCCCTGCGCAGCTCTGCGTTTCCCAACAACCAGCGCGTTGACGGCCTCGTTACCGAAACAGCAGATCAGGCAACAACAACAGCTCAACTTCAGCGAACAAGCAAGCCATATCACAGCTCTATTGCGGCCTATGCAGACCATTGGCGCCGGCACCAGCACCCGCTCAGCTCTCAGCGTGAAGCAGTGGCGTCAACTAAGCGCCCACTGGCCTGATCGTTCAGAGGAAGGGCAGGTCAGATTGACCTGGTTAATTCAAATCCTGGTGATCGAGCGATGA